Proteins co-encoded in one Conger conger chromosome 4, fConCon1.1, whole genome shotgun sequence genomic window:
- the LOC133125744 gene encoding uncharacterized protein LOC133125744 isoform X2: MSAPTQLRVVIEETQVHKLILPGGVPSTVDELLAAAQDHFQLQGSFTVMYMDKEFDNQFFTLTSTDLVKDKDTIKLVRTEESVILTLTPSNESFASSPVTPSNESFASSPVTPINVSVASSPVPQDQSFQDDSSAVSSADTIISPQSPECRSEPWPTNFVIPTFSYDVEMLLQVGNKAYESNGSLLNNPNLSLSILDKLADTIFCYTAYPTGLQKLAVVEALLKKHPCLREPKTSFSGIYGWQQRLTWKVANYRSKMKRREVPCPELDVNSLKRKSPGERNPAKNCKRPKKAEVNYLPPHPSGETSNSLEMERQELLNEVKKKNNNKVIEEKMSKTFSMRRLEVVSGTPAAADFRERWPALFCEDGIKEEFRRITTISLEQSFIYRLDAYTPKLLTLMKAKGGVVGTKLRPFLFKLSKNQSIEMRRETVIRSLILYLGEEGEHLFEDCQEDHRSDATEHVLKILVAHGASEEDPVDVSIILEGTEVLHGCGNVAKACTLLMGLIYALNLAYPQTLHYTFEVFQKLFLELDGMKLSPKVQALKSKLLS, from the exons ACATGGACAAAGAATTTGATAACCAATTCTTCACTCTAACGTCAACAGATTTGGTTAAGGACAAAGACACAATCAAACTAGTTAGAACAGAAGAGTCTGTTATTCTCACATTGACTCCCAGCAACGAGTCATTTGCTTCCTCTCCAGTGACTCCCAGCAACGAGTCATTTGCTTCCTCTCCAGTGACTCCCATCAACGTGTCAGTTGCTTCCTCTCCAGTGCCACAGGATCAGTCTTTCCAGGATGACAGTTCTGCAGTTAGCTCAGCGGACACCATCATttcaccacagtccccagagtgTCGATCAGAACCATGGCCAACTAATTTTGTCATTCCCACCTTTTCATATGACGTGGAAATGCTCCTTCAAGTAGGAAATAAGGCTTATGAAAGTAATGGCTCACTCCTTAACAATCCAAACTTGAGTTTGAGCATACTGGACAAACTTGCTGACACCATTTTCTGCTACACTGCTTATCCCACTGGTCTTCAAAAACTGGCTGTTGTAGAAGCTCTGTTAAAAAAGCATCCATGCCTTAGGGAGCCTAAAACATCATTTTCAGGCATCTATGGGTGGCAGCAGCGTCTTACTTGGAAGGTGGCTAATTACCGTAGCAAAATGAAAAGGCGTGAAGTACCTTGTCCTGAGCTCGATGTCAACTCCTTGAAAAGGAAATCCCCGGGTGAGCGAAATCCGGCAAAAAATTGCAAGAGACCGAAGAAAGCAGAGGTTAACTACCTTCCTCCACATCCAAGTGGAGAAACTAGCAACAGtctggagatggagagacaggaaCTTCTCAATGAGgtaaagaagaagaataacaaCAAGGTGATTGaagaaaaaatgtctaaaacatTCTCCATGCGAAGGCTTGAGGTTGTGAGTGGAACTCCAGCAGCGGCTGACTTCAGAGAACGATGGCCTGCATTGTTTTGTGAAGATGGG ATAAAAGAGGAATTCCGCAGAATTACCACAATTTCCCTGGAGCAGAGCTTCATCTACAGACTTGATGCCTACACACCCAAGCTTCTAACCCTGATGAAGGCCAAGGGGGGTGTAGTGGGGACCAAACTGAGGCCTTTCCTCTTTAAACTGAGTaag AACCAAAGCATTGAGATGAGACGGGAAACTGTTATCCGCAGCCTCATTCTGTACCTCGGCGAGGAGGGAGAGCATCTTTTTGAAGATTGTCAG GAGGACCACCGCAGTGATGCTACTGAACACGTCCTGAAGATCTTGGTCGCCCATGGTGCTTCTGAAGAGGATCCAGTTGATGTGTCCATCATTCTTGAAGGCACGGAAGTGTTGCATGGATGTGGAAACGTCGCTAAAGCCTGCACATTATTGATGGGACTGATCTATGCCCTCAACCTTGCATACCCCCAAacactgcattacacttttGAGGTGTTTCAGAAACTTTTCCTGGAACTGGATGGGATGAAGCTGTCCCCAAAAGTACAAGCCTTAAAGTCAAAATTGCtctcttaa